Genomic DNA from Manis pentadactyla isolate mManPen7 chromosome 14, mManPen7.hap1, whole genome shotgun sequence:
gagggagggtggaaaggaaaaaaacaggaaagaaaaatcaatcTACAATCCAGTGGTACACCCCAAATTTCTGTCCCTCTCCAAAGGTGGTTCCACGCCCCCATTCCAAAGTGCACAGGCCTCCTGCTCTGCCCAGGCTGTGTGGGCCCGTCGGAGGAACAGCAGCTCGGCCTCTGCCTGCCCCAGGTCGCTGAGCTTCAGTTTGACGTGGCAGCGATGGGCTTATCCAGTTCAAGGTCAATGCTGGAGCCTGCAGGATGTAGGCTGCTATAGCAAGACTTGCACACTCGACTGGGTTCAAAGAGCTGCTGGCTAGGAACTGGAACCTTCTGGTTACAACAACTGGAGCAGAATACGTTCCCACAATTCCTTaagatgagaagaaaacaaaacacttagTTTCAGTAACAGATATGGGGTAGGGAAACCAACTTCAGAAGACAGAACTTTACTGCACCTAATTTGGATGTACTGGAGGCTCCACTAAGACCAAACACTGTCGTTTGTCTAGCCCAGGAACAAGCCAGGCAGGGAGGGGACCCTGACCTAGCATAGTCACACAGCACTTTCACTTCAGAGCCAAGGGCCCCTGGCTGACTCACCACTATGGCTCAAGGTTACTAGGTGTACAGGAGGAGGATGCTGAAGAGAGATAACAACTGGGCCCAGAGCAGAAGCAGCTGCTAGCTCAATGGGTTAAGCCCTGGCCCAGGAGAACTCTGAAGCTTGTGGTCAGAGAGGCCAGAGGCCAGTGGAGCTGCGTCCAAGCCCCTCAGATGAGAGCAACCACCCAGCCCAGCTAGGGAGTGAGGAGCCTTGCCCAAAAGGCCACTCCCCAGAGGCtcggaggcagcaacatggagaacAGACTGCTGCCATCTAGGGCTGTTCTGCTGCCAGCATGCAAAGCCACAAAACAAGCAACCAGTGACAGTGCACATGCTCAGGGTGAAGGACAAGTGCACAAATAAACACACGTGCACACCACCCTCCATTATTAGACAGATGTCAGTCAATTACAGCTCACCCCCTGCCCCCATGCATCTCCAGGGAATATCTGAGTTTGTCCTGAAGGCTCGCCTGTACCCaggcctccctctctcctccacctGAAAGCCCAGCTCTGACTTGTCTGTGCAACACAGGTCCACACAGTGTAAGAGATGCCCTTCACAGCCAACAGAGAAGGGAGCTGGCAGAGCATGAGTTTCTGCCCACATTGCAACCCTACTTTTGCAGAGCCCTTATGTGCACATCAATCCCAATGAGCCCAAGAATGGGGGACTCTTAGGAGCTCGAGCAAACCTGCCAAAGACCTGAGGAAAACAGCTAAAGGGAAATCCTCCTCCTCAGCCAGCATCACTCACTACCTTTTTATTTCAGCTCCTCAGAATGCAAACCCACTGTTGGATTAAGGACAGGTACACTCAGGGGAGAGAATATTGAATGCCCTTTGGGGACAAAAGAATACACAAGAGGAAAGGCTAGACATGGGGCAATGGAAGGACAGAGGACTGACACACACAATTTCATCTTCTAGTAAGTAAGCACTTCATAATTCTGTTTCTGAAAATGCATGTTAGCAAGAACCTGTGGTTGCCCAGAAAAAACACCTAAATCTATTTCTGAAtgtccacttttatttaacatacctGTTGgagacttttatttaacatacctGTTGGAGTCCAGCTCAAAGCCTGACATGAATTTGATCCACCAAGCTTTCTACCTGACTCTTTTAGGAAACCTGACAGACTGTAAGTGGAATCTTCCTTTAAAGTTTTCCATGCTAAGAGTTTTCTGTAAGACCACCTCTGCTCAGTCctggtctttaaaaaaatttttttttaaaggagcagTGATGCTGTTTGACTTAGAAGTCACTAGCTTCATTCTGGTATCTCAATGAATGATTCTCCCCAAAGAAATAGCTCTAAAAACCCAACTGGCTAATCCACAAGGCCAGCCTGTGCTGAAGCACCACTTCTCCTCACTAGCAAGGTGGCTcagctggcctgggcagctggggAGGACAGCActgcagcccagctcagccctgaTGGGTCTCTGCAGCTGGCTGCTTCGGTCTCCCCCAGGCCCATCTGCCTGCCGGTGCTCCCTGCCCCAGACTTCAGCCCAGTGAGTGCAGAAAGGGGGAAATGGCAGCGTTAGTGGGGAGAAGTTACTGAAGGTGTGCAGACATCACAGAGAGGTTGTTGCAATGCTCACCACGTTTGATCGACACGGTCAGTGTCCCTGCAAGGAGGGGAGAAAGAGCTCAGAGGAGAAGCCAACCAAAGACATCTGGGCTTGGGGTGCAGGGTGGGAAGACAGACAGTCCTAGAAACACCATTATCAGACAAAGAGGTAGTTCCACCTTCAGTGGGGGTTCACTCTCATGGGTGAGCTCTGTCAGATTTGGATAAACTTCCTATCCCAAGAACACTGAACACCTCCAGACAGTCACCACCCCAGCTGGGGCAAAGAGTCCCTGGCACCTCATTGCCCCAACCAGAAAGGATAAAAGAAGTTAGGAGCCTATGGCCCGAAGACAGTATCCGCAGTTGTCCCTTCTAGTACCCTTGGCTGTATCTCCTCACTACTGGTACAAGGGAAACAGGTCTGGTGTTAGGGAGCAGGTATGGAATAGGAGAATGAAGTCCCCTGCCCACAGCTGGAAAACCATTTTTGCTCATAGCAGCCACGTTGAATGGGAAgaaattttattctaaaagtaAGAAACGGTCGTTTGGGTGGTGGTAGTTATTCCCACAATCCATAAAGCACAACAAAAAGAAGGTTCATTTGtacatttcaaaacttactaatcATGATCACTGTGAACTGCAAGAAAGACAACAAatgcagttttgcaaacaccCATTTCAGAGGCACAGAAGATGAGCTGGGGTCCAACAGACCCCAACGCTTGCCTCAGAAAGAGAACTACAAGCCATATGCCTGCACCTTTCCAATCTGCAGTCTCCTTGGCCAGATCTCAGCCTCCACACCCGCCCACCCACCACACCCCCCAACGGCACCTGCAATGGTGCTTCCTGCTGGCAAGCCAGAAGGCACTGTCGCACGCATAGCAGTGGGCGGCTAGGTGGTCAGGGAGCCAACgggtcatctgtaaaatagatggGGCCAGGTTAGTAACAGGAGATGGAACATCTAGCTGAAGCCAGCAGAGCCACGCTGGGGGCAGTAAAAGTCACAAGAACCACAGTGGCTCTAGTGGCACCAGCCCAGAAGGTCAGATGTCAGCAGTACAAAAAAGGCGTCCAAATCGTTTCCCTGGAGGGGACTCCAAACTCCCCTGAGATAAAGTGGCAGGCAGCAGCACCCTGGGTCACTACGGGAGCTGGCAAGGCTCCAACTCTCAGAGAGGCAATGCAGAGAGGCCAGCTTGCTGAGGCTCCCTGGCTCAGAAAATACAGGCTTGCTAGGGATTCACAGGCACCGACTGACACTCACAGAGGATCAAGGCTAGGTGTGTTAGGAGGTCATTCCTTGCCCAGGGGCATGAAGTAGGGATGGGAGTGGAGAAGAACTGCAAAACAGTTGCATGGATGGCACTCAGAACAGGGGCTGAACCTGTACCTCCGTGTCCTGTTTATCCACCTGCTCCCAGCTGGCTTCAGAGAAAATCTCTGTGCTGCAGCGAGACAAACAGTTCTGATCCAGATTGCTTTCCGAGTCAGGGACTGAAGTCTGTTGGCAAACAAACATAGCTGAACAGAATGAACCTGGTCTCCTCCCAGAAGAAAAGGCTTGGTGAAGAAGGGAGGACAGGGGACTCTGGGAGAGCTGGGTTTACGGCTGCCGAATCTGTAGGTGCATCAGCCGTCAGGAACGGGGTTGAGCAGGTGCAGATGGGGCTGAGCTCAGCTGGAAGAGAGATACCCAGGTCTAAGGCTGTGAGCAGGGACTCGGGAGTAAAAAATGCCTCTGAGTGAAAAGACTGGCCTTGGTCCAGGAAGTGAGCGGGGTAGAAGTGACCAGGATGGAGTGTCAGCTGCTCCAGTGGCCCTGCCACTTACATCTGTGTGTTGAAACTGAGTGCTTTGGGCATGCCCTCCTTTCTCTGAAGGAATCTTCAGGAAAATGAGAAACCATCATTAGGATGAAGGAACTGAGAAGTCAGTTTGAATTGGAAGTCATTGGATGAGCCCGCCTTTAATGTACGCTGACTGCTTCAGAGCCAGGCTCACATTTCTGTTCAAACACGTGGAGTGAGACCCAGCCGGTGAGGACAGCGCCTCCTGGGGAGCTCTCCTCAGGCACCCCCACACCTCCAGTCACCAGGCCCCATAACTGCCAACTCCCTGGCAGTGCTACAACCAATCCCTTATCCCCATTTCTACTGCCACCACCTGCCACAGGGTGGGCACAaatatctgttaaaaaaaaacctaaaccTTCACAGCTTCAGCCCATGTTTGGAAGGCTAACAGTTTACCAGTTACTGGGGTAGGACAGGTACTACAATTTGACAGAATACATGACACTGCCTTACAAATGTCATTCTGCCCAGGAGTTCATGCCTGCATACACATGATCTTCTCTGCAGAGAGATTTGACAAGCCACATAGCGCTCTCTTCCTTATTGTAACTGCCTGGATGGGACACCCATGGAAGGTAAGCAAGGCACACTGCCAGTCACATGGCTGAGGCTGATCTCCAACTTCCTTCAGGACTACTCTGGAGCCTTCCAATTCTGTTAGAAATCTGTGTCACCATGCATGGGCATACAAGGCCCAGGCTCCATGTACCCTGTCTCCTGGGGCAGCTATGGAAGCACCCTAGGGCACTCACCACTTCGTCCCCGAAGTCCCCATTGAAGCGGAGGGAGCTGGTCAGGTACTGGCTCTCCAGGCGACTCCGCAGCTCCTGGACTTGCTTCTTCAGGGTCTCCACTTCCTGCTGGTGGCCTGACTCAATCTGACGCAGGCGCTGTTGGATCATGTCCGTGTACACAGGCATGCCATCGTCGTCCAGGTGGCTGCGGGAAGGCTGGTCAGGGCTGCCAGATGCAGACGGCCTCCCTGAGTGGCTGTGCAGCCACTTGTGGTGCAAGTTCCTTGAGTGTGAGTGGGCAGAGCTGCAGCTTGTGGCAGACAGCTGGTGGCTCAGTGAGTCCTTGCTCCTGCCAGCCTCCCCATTGGCACAGTGCCCGTTTGGAGTGGGGTGCTTCTGGAGGGTGCCGAGCCCTGGGGGCTGCTCTGAGGCCTTATTTTCAGTCTCTGGGGCACCATTGTACATGAGCCCCTCTTTACGTTCTGTTAAAAGCAAGGCACAAGGAGAATGCACTGGGTGGTGGGTGCTCCCAGGAGAAGTCCTACGTACCACCAGTCCCACTTGGGGCCGCTCAGCCAGGCCCCTTTCCAAAGGTCTGGGCTCCATGGCTTGAGGAAGCATGTCCTTGCCACTGTGCCTGCCACTGTTGGTCAGGCAAGGTCTGGGATGGCCTTGGGGCCCACTTTCTGACTTCACTTGAGCTTCCATTAACATGCCCGTGGAACTGTCTGTGTTTGGTCCTCTGGCCTCAACGGGGACTCGGGAGGACAGCAGAGAACTCGCCTGGGAGGTACCGTAGCCAACTTCTGCATCTACTGGAACTGGAGGAACTGCTTCCTTCCTGTCCTCTGTGATAGCTCCCATCCAAGGCTGTTCCACAGGGACCTCCTGGGCATCGCCTCCTCGGAGAGGCCCCTGGGGGGAACTGGGGAGAACACTGTGCCCACCCTGCtgctgaggaagagagaggcgCTGTGAGAACAGAGGGGGGCTGGTGCCTGGCTGGCTCCTGCGAGCAGCAGCACCCAGTTCTGGGTCCTGATGAAGTACAATGGCTGAGCTCTCAGGGGCCTTGACCCTGCTCTCCTTTTCTACGAGCACCTCCTCTTTGACCTCCTGCACCTCAATGCTTCCGCTATGGGCAGGCTCCTCTACCCCACCCTCCTCTTTGGTGGCCTCTTGCAAAATGTTCTCCATCTGCCCCTCAGCCACTCCAGCGGCAACAGACAGCTCAGCGCCACCCAGCGCTCTGGCTGGCCTCCCCAGGCTGTCAGGATCAAGGGGTTCCTCTCCTGGACCAGCCAGGCTGCTCAGTTCCAGCGAGCGCCGGTGTTCCTGCCACTTCTCGTTTAGGCTTGGGTCACTGCTGCGCCGGCTGGCTAGAGACACCGTGTTGTCGCAGGCTGTGGTCAGATTGTCAAATGATCTAGTCTTTGGTAGCCTACAAGAAAGGAGTTTGGGGGAAATGAGAATATGAGGCTGCTCAGAGGAAGTAGGTGATAACAAGTTTTAACTGGCAGTTGTTTCATAACTGGGTCCCTTACAGCTACTTCAGGAGCTATGGCATCTCTTGAGCTGGGCTCTGACTACTGGAAAGGCAAAGCTC
This window encodes:
- the MTMR3 gene encoding myotubularin-related protein 3 isoform X3; the encoded protein is MDEETQHSLECIQANQIFPRKQLIREDENLQVPFFELHGESTEYVGRAEDAIIALSNYRLHIKFKESLVNVPLQLIESVECRDIFQLHLTCKDCKVIRCQFSTFEQCQEWLKRLNNAIRPPTKIEDLFSFAYHAWCMEVYASEKEQHGDLCRPGEHVTSRFKNEVERMGFDMNNAWRISNINEKYKLCGSYPQELIVPAWITDKELESVASFRSWKRIPAVVYRHQSNGAVIARCGQPEVSWWGWRNADDEHLVQSVAKACASDTRSAGSKPSTRNNSRDLTSTGDLSDVEFDSSLSNASGAESLAIQPQKLLILDARSYAAAVANRAKGGGCECPEYYPNCEVVFMGMANIHSIRRSFQSLRLLCTQMPDPGNWLSALESTKWLHHLSVLLKSALLVVHAVDRDQRPVLAHCSDGWDRTPQIVALAKLLLDPYYRTIEGFQVLVEMEWLDFGHKFADRCGHGENSDDLNERCPVFLQWLDCVHQLQRQFPCSFEFNEAFLVKLVQHTYSCLFGTFLCNNAKERGEKHTQERTCSVWSLLRAGNKAFKNLLYSSQSEAVLYPVCHVRNLMLWSAVYLPCPSPSTPVDDSCALYPAPGTSPDDPPLSRLPKTRSFDNLTTACDNTVSLASRRSSDPSLNEKWQEHRRSLELSSLAGPGEEPLDPDSLGRPARALGGAELSVAAGVAEGQMENILQEATKEEGGVEEPAHSGSIEVQEVKEEVLVEKESRVKAPESSAIVLHQDPELGAAARRSQPGTSPPLFSQRLSLPQQQGGHSVLPSSPQGPLRGGDAQEVPVEQPWMGAITEDRKEAVPPVPVDAEVGYGTSQASSLLSSRVPVEARGPNTDSSTGMLMEAQVKSESGPQGHPRPCLTNSGRHSGKDMLPQAMEPRPLERGLAERPQVGLVVRRTSPGSTHHPVHSPCALLLTERKEGLMYNGAPETENKASEQPPGLGTLQKHPTPNGHCANGEAGRSKDSLSHQLSATSCSSAHSHSRNLHHKWLHSHSGRPSASGSPDQPSRSHLDDDGMPVYTDMIQQRLRQIESGHQQEVETLKKQVQELRSRLESQYLTSSLRFNGDFGDEVTSVPDSESNLDQNCLSRCSTEIFSEASWEQVDKQDTEMTRWLPDHLAAHCYACDSAFWLASRKHHCRDTDRVDQTWNCGNVFCSSCCNQKVPVPSQQLFEPSRVCKSCYSSLHPAGSSIDLELDKPIAATSN
- the MTMR3 gene encoding myotubularin-related protein 3 isoform X8 — translated: METRDLVVLFLPFSPSILSPQTASQSAASEIPVPLQLIESVECRDIFQLHLTCKDCKVIRCQFSTFEQCQEWLKRLNNAIRPPTKIEDLFSFAYHAWCMEVYASEKEQHGDLCRPGEHVTSRFKNEVERMGFDMNNAWRISNINEKYKLCGSYPQELIVPAWITDKELESVASFRSWKRIPAVVYRHQSNGAVIARCGQPEVSWWGWRNADDEHLVQSVAKACASDTRSAGSKPSTRNNSRDLTSTGDLSDVEFDSSLSNASGAESLAIQPQKLLILDARSYAAAVANRAKGGGCECPEYYPNCEVVFMGMANIHSIRRSFQSLRLLCTQMPDPGNWLSALESTKWLHHLSVLLKSALLVVHAVDRDQRPVLAHCSDGWDRTPQIVALAKLLLDPYYRTIEGFQVLVEMEWLDFGHKFADRCGHGENSDDLNERCPVFLQWLDCVHQLQRQFPCSFEFNEAFLVKLVQHTYSCLFGTFLCNNAKERGEKHTQERTCSVWSLLRAGNKAFKNLLYSSQSEAVLYPVCHVRNLMLWSAVYLPCPSPSTPVDDSCALYPAPGTSPDDPPLSRLPKTRSFDNLTTACDNTVSLASRRSSDPSLNEKWQEHRRSLELSSLAGPGEEPLDPDSLGRPARALGGAELSVAAGVAEGQMENILQEATKEEGGVEEPAHSGSIEVQEVKEEVLVEKESRVKAPESSAIVLHQDPELGAAARRSQPGTSPPLFSQRLSLPQQQGGHSVLPSSPQGPLRGGDAQEVPVEQPWMGAITEDRKEAVPPVPVDAEVGYGTSQASSLLSSRVPVEARGPNTDSSTGMLMEAQVKSESGPQGHPRPCLTNSGRHSGKDMLPQAMEPRPLERGLAERPQVGLVVRRTSPGSTHHPVHSPCALLLTERKEGLMYNGAPETENKASEQPPGLGTLQKHPTPNGHCANGEAGRSKDSLSHQLSATSCSSAHSHSRNLHHKWLHSHSGRPSASGSPDQPSRSHLDDDGMPVYTDMIQQRLRQIESGHQQEVETLKKQVQELRSRLESQYLTSSLRFNGDFGDEVTSVPDSESNLDQNCLSRCSTEIFSEASWEQVDKQDTEMTRWLPDHLAAHCYACDSAFWLASRKHHCRDTDRVDQTWNCGNVFCSSCCNQKVPVPSQQLFEPSRVCKSCYSSLHPAGSSIDLELDKPIAATSN